From Estrella lausannensis, one genomic window encodes:
- a CDS encoding FAD-binding oxidoreductase: MGARAINVHGELAEISDAALNELRMQLKGKVILPVDLDYDEVRKVWNGMIDQKPALIIRSAGVADVIYAVRFAKKFNLLISVRGAGHNIAGRALHDDALLIDLSEMRAVFVDPVSKTLIASPGATLADIDHETQVYGLALPLGINSTTGISGLALGGGFGWLSRSLGLTSDNLLSAEVVTVEGERIVCDSENHPDLFWGLSGGGGNFGIVTSFKFRLHSVGPMLFCGPVVFSMKEGKEVLQKYRDFCKECPEELTVWAVLRHAPPFPFIDAKNHGNPVIILVGVYNGPVDQGEECLVRLKSFGTALGDGLGPAPFEFFQKAFDPMLTPGARNYWKSHNFIELSDDLIDTLLQYAATLPSKASEIFIGQMGGKTNAVEKDSTAYPHRDVNFIMNVHTRWIDKVDDEPCIQWARLLYEEAKPFSSGGVYVNFVSEGDDNVQGAYLQNARRLRELKLAYDPENILRFNLNIVPR, encoded by the coding sequence ATGGGTGCTAGGGCGATCAATGTCCACGGTGAGCTCGCAGAAATTTCGGATGCGGCTCTCAATGAACTGCGCATGCAGCTCAAGGGAAAGGTGATTCTGCCGGTCGATCTAGACTATGATGAAGTGCGTAAAGTCTGGAATGGCATGATCGATCAAAAGCCGGCCTTGATCATCCGCTCGGCGGGAGTTGCCGATGTGATCTACGCTGTGCGGTTTGCCAAAAAATTTAATCTGTTGATATCCGTCCGGGGTGCAGGGCACAACATCGCAGGCAGGGCGCTGCATGATGACGCGCTGCTCATTGACTTGAGCGAAATGCGGGCGGTTTTCGTCGATCCGGTTTCCAAAACGCTCATCGCTTCCCCGGGCGCGACGCTGGCCGACATCGACCATGAAACACAAGTGTACGGCCTGGCTCTCCCTTTAGGAATTAATTCGACGACCGGTATTTCAGGACTGGCTCTCGGCGGGGGCTTTGGGTGGCTCAGCCGCTCTCTTGGTTTGACATCTGATAATCTTTTGTCGGCCGAGGTTGTCACTGTCGAGGGTGAACGCATCGTGTGCGATAGCGAGAATCATCCGGATCTTTTCTGGGGGCTTTCTGGAGGAGGAGGCAACTTCGGTATCGTCACCTCGTTCAAGTTCAGGCTGCACTCTGTCGGGCCTATGCTTTTTTGTGGACCCGTCGTCTTTAGCATGAAGGAGGGAAAAGAGGTCCTTCAAAAATATCGCGATTTTTGCAAAGAGTGTCCTGAAGAATTGACTGTGTGGGCAGTACTGAGGCATGCACCTCCCTTTCCTTTCATCGATGCAAAAAACCACGGAAATCCCGTCATTATCTTGGTGGGAGTCTACAATGGTCCTGTGGATCAGGGAGAGGAGTGCCTTGTCCGCTTAAAAAGTTTCGGAACTGCTCTTGGAGATGGTCTCGGGCCTGCTCCTTTTGAATTTTTTCAAAAAGCGTTCGACCCCATGCTGACACCCGGGGCTCGCAATTATTGGAAATCACACAATTTCATTGAGTTATCCGATGACTTGATCGATACCCTTCTGCAATACGCGGCAACACTTCCTTCTAAAGCTTCGGAAATCTTCATTGGCCAGATGGGCGGCAAAACGAATGCGGTTGAAAAAGACTCTACCGCCTATCCTCATCGTGATGTGAATTTTATCATGAACGTCCATACAAGGTGGATTGATAAGGTTGACGACGAGCCTTGCATCCAATGGGCGCGTCTTTTGTATGAGGAAGCCAAACCCTTCTCGTCAGGCGGGGTCTATGTCAATTTTGTCAGCGAGGGAGATGATAACGTGCAGGGAGCCTATCTCCAGAACGCCAGGAGGCTTCGCGAGCTGAAATTGGCTTATGACCCGGAAAACATTTTGAGGTTTAACCTCAATATCGTTCCCAGGTAG
- a CDS encoding ACT domain-containing protein gives MPKLTLSCMPDLFAIARLNPLDNIPAWSLQGSFFAITKTEDELSIVCQDKFVPNGVKVERGWRGFKVEGPLDFGLTGILSSLTKPLAEAKISIFALSTFDTDYLLVKQENLEKAATTLATFCTIIRG, from the coding sequence ATGCCGAAGCTGACTCTTTCTTGTATGCCCGATCTGTTTGCCATAGCGCGCCTCAACCCGTTAGACAATATCCCTGCCTGGTCCTTACAAGGCAGTTTTTTTGCGATCACGAAAACTGAGGATGAGCTCTCTATTGTATGTCAGGACAAATTTGTTCCTAACGGTGTGAAGGTGGAAAGAGGATGGCGGGGATTTAAGGTGGAAGGCCCGCTCGACTTTGGACTGACAGGGATTCTATCCTCTCTTACAAAGCCTCTGGCTGAAGCAAAAATTAGCATTTTCGCCCTATCGACGTTTGATACGGATTATCTCCTTGTCAAACAGGAAAATCTCGAAAAAGCCGCCACTACCCTCGCTACCTTCTGCACGATCATTCGCGGCTGA
- a CDS encoding SET domain-containing protein-lysine N-methyltransferase, with protein MNKSSEFSFMLKPSSIGGVGVFATHDLSEGAEVFTGTFSPKKMKLEDVPGPLRQYCIYINDEECLCPEKFDRMEIDWFVNHSNTPNVAKTPEGKVFTLRKIKAGEEIVCDYNLLNEPDHLKEEYYRPSKR; from the coding sequence ATGAACAAAAGTTCTGAATTCTCTTTTATGCTGAAGCCCTCTTCCATTGGAGGAGTCGGAGTCTTCGCAACCCATGACCTGAGCGAAGGAGCCGAGGTTTTTACCGGCACTTTTTCTCCCAAAAAAATGAAGCTAGAGGATGTCCCCGGCCCCCTTCGGCAATATTGCATCTATATTAACGACGAGGAGTGCCTTTGCCCCGAGAAGTTCGACCGAATGGAGATCGACTGGTTTGTCAACCACTCCAATACCCCCAATGTCGCCAAAACTCCCGAAGGGAAGGTCTTTACCCTAAGGAAAATCAAGGCTGGGGAAGAAATTGTGTGCGATTACAACTTGCTCAATGAGCCCGACCACTTAAAAGAAGAGTACTACCGACCATCCAAGAGGTAA
- a CDS encoding HD domain-containing protein: MTHLKAKLAQITLSFLLFHHTLSSEIVNTFYGALDVQEPVLLELIESPSFTRLKSVRQYGVVYYTEFPEEYTRYDHSLGVFHILRVKGASLKEQIAGLLHDASHTAFSHVGDWIFDKIGAEKDYQNSIHVEYLERSGLATILGKYGYTAEEMQPVSELYPMLEQKGPALCADRIEYNIQGAYHQGFITREEAAEILDDFRYIDGDWIATDLKRMKKLVSFSLYMTEHCWGGVNNYLASRWLAESILRAVELGILTWDAIHFGVDEAIWLTLFESPDPEIQARMRKILDVPSYFILTDEADADLKFNSKFRGINPWVLVNGKKVRLLETDFLLHKAWTEVQERVQKGWSVKLIDPLAEKTPNTTALQETSSFGEQR, translated from the coding sequence ATGACACATTTGAAAGCCAAACTAGCTCAGATAACTCTCTCTTTTTTACTATTCCATCACACCTTAAGTTCTGAGATTGTCAACACCTTTTACGGTGCCCTGGACGTGCAGGAACCGGTCCTTTTAGAGCTGATCGAAAGTCCAAGTTTTACAAGGCTGAAATCAGTCCGCCAATATGGTGTCGTCTACTACACCGAATTTCCCGAAGAGTACACCCGCTATGATCACTCGTTGGGTGTGTTTCACATTCTGCGCGTCAAAGGAGCGTCCCTAAAAGAGCAGATCGCCGGGCTTCTCCACGATGCATCCCACACTGCCTTTTCACATGTCGGCGACTGGATCTTTGATAAGATTGGCGCAGAGAAGGACTATCAAAATTCGATCCACGTAGAATATCTGGAACGATCCGGGCTGGCGACAATCTTGGGTAAATACGGATACACCGCTGAGGAAATGCAGCCTGTCTCTGAGCTCTATCCAATGCTGGAGCAAAAGGGCCCTGCTCTCTGCGCCGACCGCATTGAGTACAACATCCAGGGAGCCTATCATCAGGGGTTCATCACCCGCGAAGAAGCGGCGGAAATCCTTGACGATTTCCGCTACATCGACGGCGACTGGATCGCGACAGATCTTAAGCGCATGAAAAAACTAGTCTCCTTCTCCCTTTACATGACCGAACACTGCTGGGGCGGCGTCAACAACTACCTGGCCTCCCGATGGCTTGCCGAGTCCATCCTACGAGCTGTCGAACTCGGGATTCTGACATGGGACGCTATTCATTTTGGAGTCGATGAGGCGATCTGGCTAACTCTCTTCGAAAGCCCCGATCCTGAAATTCAGGCAAGAATGCGCAAAATCCTGGATGTGCCAAGCTACTTCATCCTAACCGATGAGGCGGATGCCGACTTGAAGTTCAACTCCAAATTCAGGGGGATCAACCCCTGGGTACTCGTAAATGGGAAAAAGGTGCGTCTGCTTGAAACGGATTTTCTTCTGCACAAAGCCTGGACGGAGGTACAAGAGCGGGTGCAGAAGGGATGGTCGGTGAAACTGATCGATCCGCTAGCGGAGAAAACGCCAAACACGACAGCTCTTCAGGAAACTTCTTCTTTTGGAGAGCAGAGATGA
- a CDS encoding LysR family transcriptional regulator, protein MHSLQQLTTFITVVEENGFTQAGRKLGLTNAAVSKQIAKLESTLKAELLKRTTRHISLTESGLIFLEHAKKIAQELRELENAFSGMRKAPSGHLRVGSSTYFSNYFLIPHLPEFFRLYPNVTVDILTIERILDLFKEGVDINMGHSYVGGPDDIHRKLGETRYAYLASPAYLKQFGTPEKPSDLLKHRYITHSARRQEKILTFKNNVKITLDPFMRINDSKVMIECALQGLGIVKLHRYIVKDDLDNGKLVEVLKGYDESVQPIYLCYQPHRILPPKIRCFVDFICSKINKEVF, encoded by the coding sequence ATGCACTCGCTCCAGCAACTGACGACATTCATTACGGTTGTGGAAGAAAACGGCTTTACCCAGGCAGGAAGGAAACTGGGTCTGACCAACGCCGCTGTCAGCAAGCAGATCGCCAAACTGGAGAGCACCCTGAAGGCGGAGTTATTGAAAAGAACGACAAGGCATATTTCCCTGACGGAGAGCGGCCTGATTTTTCTCGAGCACGCCAAAAAGATCGCACAAGAGTTGCGTGAGCTTGAAAATGCTTTTTCCGGAATGAGAAAGGCCCCTTCAGGGCACTTGCGGGTAGGTAGCTCGACTTACTTTTCAAACTACTTCCTAATTCCCCATCTTCCCGAATTTTTCCGCCTCTACCCTAATGTCACTGTGGACATATTAACGATCGAGCGCATCCTGGACCTCTTCAAAGAAGGCGTCGATATCAACATGGGACACTCCTATGTCGGCGGCCCCGATGATATCCACCGCAAGTTGGGTGAAACAAGGTACGCCTACCTGGCTTCTCCTGCCTACCTGAAACAATTCGGAACGCCTGAAAAGCCCTCTGACCTCCTCAAGCATCGTTACATTACCCATTCCGCAAGACGGCAAGAAAAAATACTCACTTTTAAAAACAATGTGAAAATCACTTTAGATCCCTTCATGCGTATCAATGACAGCAAAGTGATGATCGAATGCGCCCTGCAAGGCCTGGGCATCGTCAAGCTGCACCGCTATATTGTCAAAGATGATCTAGATAATGGTAAACTGGTGGAGGTGTTGAAAGGGTATGACGAGTCTGTTCAGCCGATCTACCTGTGCTATCAACCGCACAGAATACTCCCGCCAAAAATCCGCTGTTTTGTCGACTTCATCTGTTCAAAGATCAACAAAGAGGTTTTTTGA
- a CDS encoding F-box protein: MSFEICLNNTYVDNSFLLSLPRELLLNICENLDIEDLLQLKSVSKEFYTLSTDRRVWRTIAEKKGVWIEEGLDPQGELMRIRQITLLSHQAPFVLSVAKLLGAGHTLAILQGEESSAKFYRNQALTIQCVDAVYQQAFTLKVLASKNHEEVDICYARLNPILDRLGKTKVGKHSTFPAKNFVAGYVRSLIQGNSRGILREGGEDLDVQIYQQPSAFGA; the protein is encoded by the coding sequence ATGTCTTTTGAAATTTGTTTAAATAATACTTATGTTGATAATAGTTTTTTACTATCTCTTCCCCGCGAGCTTCTGTTAAACATCTGCGAAAACCTCGATATTGAGGATTTGCTGCAGTTGAAATCAGTCTCCAAAGAGTTTTACACACTTTCAACTGATAGGAGGGTGTGGCGAACCATCGCCGAGAAGAAGGGGGTTTGGATCGAAGAGGGGCTTGATCCTCAAGGGGAGTTGATGAGGATACGGCAAATCACTCTTCTAAGCCATCAAGCCCCCTTTGTCTTGAGCGTGGCCAAGCTTTTAGGTGCCGGGCACACTCTTGCCATACTGCAAGGAGAAGAGAGTTCTGCCAAATTCTACCGCAACCAGGCGCTTACGATTCAGTGCGTCGACGCAGTTTATCAGCAAGCGTTTACACTGAAGGTACTGGCGTCCAAAAACCACGAAGAGGTCGATATATGCTATGCGCGCCTGAACCCGATTTTGGATCGGCTAGGAAAGACAAAAGTGGGCAAGCACTCCACATTTCCAGCGAAGAATTTCGTGGCCGGCTATGTGAGATCCCTAATTCAGGGCAATTCAAGGGGAATTTTGCGCGAGGGCGGTGAAGATCTGGACGTGCAAATCTATCAACAACCCTCTGCTTTTGGCGCTTAA
- a CDS encoding PhoH family protein: protein MSKTFILDTNVLLHDPESILKFPKSHIAIPITVIEELDKMKRLQNELGRNSRAVFRLLVSLSQTGQGTFHSGIKLDNHSQLRIELEDSSDLVSKLPGSSSDNRIIASALRLHYNGVKVVFVSKDFAARIKAEALGIETEDYENLKFSYDTLYKGIRDLPTTKTNIDHFFKDGHVTIEGLEARPNEYFILTSPENSSAVAKYDLREDRLRHLIRSQNIWGIHPRNVEQRCAIDLLLRDDIKLVTMLGPAGTGKTLLALACGLRKVFDEGTYSKILISRPIIPLGRDIGYLPGTKEEKLFHWMQPIYDNLEILCTSSGNEPRETLEWVLQSKKIEMEAVTYIRGRSLPKMYIIVDEAQNLTPHEVKTIVSRAGEGTKVILTGDPTQIDNPYLDKDSNALTYVIGRFADQPIYGNIFMNKTERSELAAIATEVL, encoded by the coding sequence GTGAGCAAAACATTCATTCTCGACACCAACGTTCTGTTACATGATCCCGAATCAATTCTCAAGTTCCCCAAATCGCACATTGCCATCCCAATCACTGTGATCGAAGAGCTTGACAAGATGAAGAGGCTCCAAAATGAGCTCGGCCGAAACTCAAGAGCCGTCTTCCGGCTGCTCGTCTCTTTAAGTCAAACAGGGCAAGGCACTTTTCACTCCGGGATCAAGCTGGATAATCATTCCCAACTGCGCATCGAGCTGGAAGACTCCTCCGATCTGGTAAGTAAACTTCCCGGTTCATCAAGCGACAACCGCATCATCGCTTCAGCTCTCCGGCTTCACTATAATGGAGTCAAGGTGGTGTTTGTATCCAAAGACTTCGCCGCAAGAATCAAAGCCGAGGCGCTAGGGATCGAAACGGAAGATTACGAAAATCTGAAATTTTCCTATGACACACTCTATAAAGGAATCAGGGATCTGCCCACGACCAAAACCAATATAGACCACTTTTTTAAAGACGGACATGTAACAATAGAGGGATTGGAAGCCAGACCCAACGAATATTTCATCCTTACCTCGCCGGAAAACTCCTCGGCAGTGGCAAAATATGACCTGAGAGAGGATCGCCTTCGCCATCTCATCCGGTCACAAAACATTTGGGGAATCCACCCACGCAACGTCGAACAGCGCTGCGCTATCGATCTGCTTTTACGCGACGACATCAAACTTGTTACCATGCTCGGTCCGGCCGGTACAGGAAAGACCCTTCTAGCTCTTGCCTGCGGCCTCCGCAAAGTATTTGACGAGGGAACCTACAGTAAAATTCTGATCAGCCGCCCGATCATTCCCCTCGGTCGGGATATCGGATACCTTCCCGGAACCAAGGAAGAGAAGCTCTTCCACTGGATGCAACCGATTTATGACAACCTGGAAATTCTCTGCACCTCCTCAGGTAACGAGCCGCGCGAAACGCTCGAATGGGTGCTCCAGAGCAAAAAAATCGAGATGGAAGCGGTTACCTACATCCGGGGAAGATCGCTGCCGAAAATGTATATCATTGTCGACGAAGCACAGAACTTGACGCCCCATGAAGTCAAAACCATCGTCTCCCGCGCCGGCGAAGGGACCAAAGTGATCTTGACCGGGGATCCAACCCAGATTGACAACCCCTATCTGGACAAGGATTCCAACGCTTTGACCTACGTCATCGGCCGCTTCGCCGATCAACCCATCTACGGCAACATCTTCATGAACAAGACCGAAAGATCAGAGCTTGCGGCCATCGCAACGGAAGTTCTTTAG
- a CDS encoding CesT family type III secretion system chaperone, producing the protein MSFENAKQNLKEFGKELGLEGLEFDENNTCILGIDDEFSLHITYEPNSKRMYLYSPLLDGLPRDDKTKLKLYEKLLEGSMLGGQMAGGGCGVATKEELILMHCTIDMEHAVSSALRAFAPLYVETVEKWRKICQDVSEGREPGDTKPATAGAAGGAGPSLRPGSGKPGEGFIKI; encoded by the coding sequence ATGTCCTTTGAAAATGCCAAGCAAAATTTAAAAGAATTCGGCAAAGAACTGGGCCTCGAAGGGCTTGAGTTCGATGAAAACAATACCTGTATCCTTGGTATTGACGATGAGTTTTCGCTTCATATTACATATGAACCAAACTCAAAGAGGATGTATCTTTATTCTCCTCTCCTCGACGGGCTTCCCAGAGATGACAAAACCAAGCTCAAATTGTACGAGAAGCTTCTGGAAGGCTCCATGCTGGGCGGTCAGATGGCTGGCGGCGGATGCGGCGTAGCGACCAAGGAAGAACTGATCTTGATGCATTGCACTATCGATATGGAGCATGCTGTTTCTTCTGCCTTGAGAGCTTTTGCCCCTCTCTATGTTGAGACTGTTGAAAAATGGCGCAAGATCTGCCAAGACGTTTCTGAAGGCCGTGAACCCGGCGACACGAAGCCTGCGACAGCAGGAGCAGCCGGTGGTGCTGGCCCCTCGCTTAGACCAGGCAGCGGAAAACCCGGTGAAGGTTTTATCAAGATCTAA
- the ssb gene encoding single-stranded DNA-binding protein, translating to MNLLHIMGYLGADPEMRYTPGGQKVTTLRVATKVRKGGQEETIWWRVTVWGDQFDKMLTYFKKGKAIYIVAEMNKLEIYQDKSGQPQISYEATARSLHFPPFNDRNDNEQQAQGTQQQSGRYGSSSSYGQEAPAYQAKPHQGRSEEMEIHDEDPIPF from the coding sequence ATGAATCTGTTGCATATCATGGGCTACCTCGGAGCCGATCCTGAGATGCGCTATACTCCTGGCGGACAAAAGGTAACGACCCTGCGTGTTGCGACCAAAGTGCGCAAAGGCGGCCAGGAAGAGACTATCTGGTGGCGAGTGACTGTATGGGGTGATCAGTTCGACAAGATGCTGACCTATTTCAAAAAAGGAAAAGCGATCTACATCGTCGCCGAAATGAACAAGCTTGAGATCTATCAGGACAAATCCGGTCAGCCCCAGATCTCCTATGAGGCTACTGCAAGAAGCCTTCACTTCCCACCCTTTAACGATCGTAATGACAATGAACAACAGGCTCAGGGGACGCAACAGCAGTCCGGACGCTATGGTTCATCCTCCTCATACGGTCAGGAAGCGCCTGCCTATCAGGCAAAGCCGCATCAGGGTCGAAGTGAAGAAATGGAAATCCATGACGAAGATCCCATCCCATTCTAA
- a CDS encoding leucyl aminopeptidase: MIRHVTSEPSFAKRKARDLLLVPFWNKGSEAQAAFRDVKGVRWNDWGVLRDFKAKEGEAVLYYDHGFKEKRLLLVGLGKEQDATAETFRRAAASAYEKVKGLKIQSLSLLPPVHHKIPHNQVEEAFLEGMLLAAYPLKSHKTGRSRGDADQLSEIALIRSVLAKQEIDALQKLTGAVFYARDLVIGNADDVTPSYLAAKARETAREFASVTAKVLGRSALKREKMDLLLAVSRGSKLEPKLIVLEYRGNQKSTHRTAVIGKGITFDTGGLNLKPTGSIETQRGDMAGAAAALALIRALASLKIKTNVTVVIPSAENGIDSASYKPGDVYRSHSGKTVEIANTDAEGRLILADAISYAIEKFKPAQIIDLATLTGAIIVALGHELSGLFSNDDALAAALTNAGEKTYERVWRMPLPKEYRSSLDSDIADIANSGGRPGGSIKAALFLQEFIGDTPWAHLDIAGTAYLPSKQKYLPKQGTGVMVRLLTRFFQDEADSGSR; encoded by the coding sequence ATGATCAGGCACGTTACCTCTGAACCTTCTTTCGCTAAAAGAAAAGCCAGGGATCTCCTGCTTGTTCCCTTTTGGAATAAGGGCAGCGAGGCTCAAGCGGCTTTCCGCGATGTCAAAGGGGTTCGGTGGAACGACTGGGGAGTACTCCGGGATTTCAAGGCTAAAGAGGGAGAGGCTGTCCTCTACTATGACCATGGCTTCAAAGAAAAACGCCTGCTGCTGGTCGGCCTGGGTAAAGAGCAGGATGCCACTGCTGAAACTTTCAGGAGGGCTGCAGCTTCCGCCTATGAAAAGGTAAAAGGGCTAAAAATCCAAAGCCTCTCTCTTTTGCCTCCCGTACATCATAAGATTCCCCACAATCAAGTCGAAGAGGCCTTTTTAGAAGGGATGCTGCTTGCCGCATATCCTTTAAAGTCCCATAAAACGGGCCGGTCGCGCGGCGATGCCGATCAACTAAGTGAGATAGCCCTGATCAGGAGCGTTCTTGCAAAGCAGGAGATCGATGCTCTCCAGAAGCTGACGGGCGCGGTTTTTTATGCCCGCGATCTTGTGATCGGCAATGCCGACGATGTCACTCCATCTTACTTGGCAGCCAAAGCCCGCGAGACCGCCCGCGAATTCGCGTCCGTTACAGCGAAGGTCTTAGGCAGGAGTGCCCTCAAGCGCGAGAAGATGGACCTTCTTTTGGCGGTGTCTAGAGGGTCAAAGCTTGAGCCTAAACTCATCGTCTTGGAGTACCGGGGTAATCAAAAAAGTACTCATCGGACGGCTGTCATCGGCAAAGGAATCACTTTCGATACCGGCGGGCTGAATCTTAAACCGACCGGATCCATAGAAACCCAGAGAGGTGATATGGCCGGCGCCGCTGCCGCTTTGGCCCTCATCCGGGCATTGGCGTCGCTTAAGATCAAAACCAATGTCACAGTGGTCATTCCATCGGCGGAAAACGGCATCGACAGCGCCAGTTACAAGCCGGGAGATGTTTACCGGAGCCACAGCGGGAAAACAGTCGAGATCGCCAACACGGACGCCGAAGGCAGGCTCATCTTGGCGGACGCCATTTCCTATGCCATCGAGAAGTTTAAGCCGGCGCAGATCATCGATCTCGCTACCTTGACGGGAGCGATCATCGTAGCACTCGGTCATGAGCTCTCAGGACTTTTTTCCAACGATGACGCTCTTGCGGCAGCTTTGACCAATGCCGGCGAGAAGACCTATGAGAGGGTGTGGCGGATGCCGCTCCCAAAAGAGTATCGCTCAAGTCTCGATTCCGATATCGCCGATATCGCAAATTCGGGAGGAAGGCCTGGAGGATCGATCAAAGCGGCTCTCTTCCTTCAAGAGTTTATCGGTGACACACCCTGGGCACATCTGGATATTGCCGGAACGGCCTATCTGCCTTCAAAGCAGAAATACCTTCCCAAACAGGGAACAGGAGTGATGGTGAGACTCTTGACCCGCTTTTTTCAAGATGAGGCGGACTCCGGTTCCAGGTAG
- the asd gene encoding aspartate-semialdehyde dehydrogenase has translation MQKGKIQVGILGATGGVGQRLALMLANHPQFEVVSLVASDRSQGKKYSEAAEWCERKPMPENLAGKVIDPVRFDLPCRVLFSALDAEAAASCESKFRDKGYHVISNARTHRFDADVPLLIPEVNSDHLSLLKGRKEGGSIVTNPNCVVAGLALALKPIHDLFFLEEVHVVTMQAISGAGIQAKKTMNIDDNLIPFISGEEEKIETEPKKILGTLQSGKIIPLEVKIAAQANRVAVSDGHTACVSIKIRKKVYQQELIGAWRTFRSKETEGLPSAPQYPIHYHEEPFFPQPKLHRDLDGGMAVSIGRLRSCSLFDFRFVVLSHNMSRGAAGAAVLNGEMMLKQGYFN, from the coding sequence ATGCAGAAAGGTAAGATTCAGGTTGGCATCCTCGGTGCAACCGGCGGAGTCGGTCAGCGGCTTGCGCTGATGCTTGCAAACCATCCTCAGTTTGAAGTGGTTTCTCTAGTGGCATCGGATCGATCCCAGGGAAAGAAATATTCAGAAGCGGCCGAGTGGTGCGAAAGAAAGCCGATGCCTGAAAACCTTGCCGGGAAAGTGATCGATCCGGTTCGTTTCGATCTCCCATGCCGAGTCCTTTTCTCTGCTTTGGATGCGGAGGCTGCCGCCTCGTGTGAAAGTAAGTTTCGGGATAAGGGCTATCATGTCATCTCCAATGCCAGGACGCATAGGTTCGATGCCGATGTGCCGCTCTTAATCCCTGAAGTGAACAGCGACCATCTCTCCTTGCTGAAAGGGAGAAAAGAAGGCGGTTCCATCGTCACGAACCCCAACTGTGTGGTGGCGGGATTGGCCCTTGCCCTAAAACCTATTCACGACCTGTTTTTCTTGGAAGAAGTGCATGTTGTCACCATGCAGGCAATATCCGGCGCAGGCATTCAGGCAAAAAAAACGATGAATATCGATGATAACCTGATCCCCTTTATCTCTGGTGAAGAGGAAAAGATTGAGACAGAACCTAAAAAAATCTTGGGAACGCTTCAGAGTGGAAAAATTATCCCACTGGAGGTCAAAATTGCCGCTCAAGCCAACCGGGTTGCAGTATCCGATGGCCATACGGCATGCGTTTCAATCAAAATTAGAAAAAAAGTTTATCAACAGGAATTGATCGGGGCGTGGCGTACTTTTCGGTCCAAAGAAACCGAAGGGTTGCCGTCCGCGCCCCAATACCCCATCCACTATCATGAAGAGCCCTTTTTTCCTCAGCCTAAGCTGCATAGAGATTTGGATGGCGGGATGGCTGTCAGCATCGGGAGGCTGCGCTCCTGCAGCCTCTTTGATTTCCGGTTCGTCGTCTTGTCGCACAACATGAGTCGCGGAGCTGCCGGAGCGGCAGTTTTAAACGGTGAAATGATGCTGAAACAGGGGTATTTCAATTAA